A segment of the Ipomoea triloba cultivar NCNSP0323 chromosome 1, ASM357664v1 genome:
GATGAAATATATACACAGATGCATGGTGACGGTTATAACAgcctaaaaaatgattttacaTAAAAGCCCTTAGCTAGCTGTCATCTTTGTTGCCTTTGTTCACCACGTGGCTGTCATCTTTGTTGCCTTACTATGAATCTTATTTTCCTATGGGTACAGAAGGCAGTAACAAACACAACAATCTAGAGGCTGAACCTCCTCTCCCCAATATTCCTATATCTTTGGACTTGCAGGTGCCCAATCAATGTGATTCTAAGCATATGCAACAGCCTCATGAACCTCCAGCATCAGATTTTGTTCCATTACAGCAGTCTGAATCTGAGTTGCATACATCAAACAGTGTCAATAATGATGAACAAGAAGCTCCTCTTAGTCATAGCCCGGTCTCACCTGCCCCACCCAGGCGCTCTAACAGAAGTCGCCAAGCTCCTAGCAAGCTCATGGATTATTACTGTGATGCCACTGTGACAAAGGGCTTATCACCTCACTTCCTGTCCAAAGTTATCTCTTACAGTCATCTTACTATGCATCATAAGCAATTCTCTATGGCTGTTACCTCTATTGAAGAGCCACGCACGTATAATCAAGCTATCCACCAAGAGTGTTGGAAGAAAGCAATGCAGAATGAGATCCAAGCTCTGCAAGATAACAACACATGGTCCTTAGTCGATCTCCCACCTGGTAAAACTCCAATCGGCTGCAAATGGGTGTACAAAGTAAAGCTTAAAGCTGATGGGTCAGTTGAACGATACAAGGCGAGATTGGTAGCCAAGGGCTACACTCAACAATTGGGAATAGACTACATCGAGACTTTCTCACCAGTTGCTAGAATCACCACCATTCGGACTTTTTTGGCTATTGCTTCCTCTCGAAATTGGCACATACATCAACTGGATATCAACAATGCATTCCTCCATGGCGACTTAGATGAGGAGGTTTATATGGTTCTACCACCAGGTTTCCAAGGTAACAAGCCAGGGCAGGTATGCAAGCTTTCACGATCTCTTTACGGGTTGAAGCAAGCTAGCCGGCAATGGAATGCTAAGCTAACTACTGCCTTAATTCAGGAAGGATTTGAACAGTCTAAGTCCGATCCCTCATTGTTTACTAAAGGGCGTGACATGTCCTTTGTTGCCGTTCTCGTATATGTTGACGATATTTTAGTCACAAGCCCCAATTTAAATCTGATTCAAGGGTTGAAAACATACCTTGACAATGCCTTTAAGATCAAAGATTTAGGCAACTTGGGCTTCTTTCTGGGAATTGAGGCACTTATGGATGAGGCTGGTCTGAACATATGTCAACGAAAGTATGCACTAGACATTCTGAATGAAGCAGGCTTTATGAACTGTAAGCCAGTCAATACCCCCATGGTTCCTGGACATCGCCTAAGCAGAGAAGGTGGAACTATTCTAAGTGATGCCACCGGGTACAGACGCCTTGTTGGCCGACTACTGTACCTTACCGCAACAAGACCAGACATCTCATTCGCCATACAACAACTTAGCCAATATGTGGATACTCCCACGTCTGATCACTTGGCAGCAGCGCACAGGGTTCTTCGTTATATCAAGAAGTCCCCAGGCCAAGGCTTATTTTATCCCAAGCAGAATGTCATTCAGTTAAATGTCTTCTCCGATTCGGATTGGGCAGCATGTTCAGAGACCCGTAGATCTATTACtggtttttgtgtttttttgggCTCTGCACTAATTTCATGGCGGTCGAAGAAGCAAGCTACTGTCTCCCGCTCTTCCTTTGAAGCCGAATATCGCGCCTTAGCTGCTACTGTTTGTGAGGTCCAATGGCTTACCTTCTTGCTTCGTGATTTTCACATTGAGTTGGATAAACCTGCAGCTATGTTTTGTGATAGCAAGTCCGCCATTGCTATTGCTGAAAACCATGTTTTTCACGAGAGAACAAAACATATAGACATTGACTGTCACATTGTGAGGGAGAAACTCAACCACGGTCTTATCAAACTACTACCAGTGTCTTCCTCTGCTCAGGTGGCGGATGGTTTCACCAAGGCCCTTCCCATCACACAGTTCCAGATTTTTACTTCTAAACTGGGCACTCAGGACCTCCATGCTCCAGTTTACGGGGGGATATTAGAGGATGAAGTACACGTGGTGAACAAAGGCAACAAAGATGACAGCCACGTGGTGAACAAAGGCAACAAAGATGACAGCTAGCTAAGGGCTTTTAtgtaaaatcatttttttaggCTGTTATAACCGTCACCATGCATCTGTGTATATATTTCATCTTTCTCCCTTCTGTAATCAGAACTTCAGATACACCATTCAATAATACTCTTTCTCTCTGTTTTTCCCTTTCATCACTTCTGATGTGAACTGCTCGATAGTTTGAGAACTTCAACACTAACACATGACTTAATCGCCTTAACTAGTCTATGAGCAAGCCTCGctattttgttgtatttttagttttttttttttttcggtgaATGGGAGGGACCCGGAGGCCCCAAGATTAGCGACGTCGACATGTAGAAACACTCTGAGCATTGTGGACTAGCAAGTCCCTTAGGTTGACTGGCAGTTGAGACAACAACGCCGTTTCATTCGGGAAGTCCTGACCCAAATTAGCAAGGAGGTCTGCGCGTTGATTGCCTTCACGGAAAACATGAGTGATCTCCGCGGATTAGAAagatataaatacaaaaataataaaatcattaagaaaactaaaaattaatagaaataaaaattttggtaTATCCAAAATAACCcgaaataaatttgaaataatttaatctGACCGAATATATCCAAATTAATTTTAGTTCGGATATCGGATGTCAAAAATATCACCTGAAATTTTCAAATATCCAAAATAAAATTCGGATATCACTCGAACCGAACCGACGTCCACCCTTAATAGTAGACATCTAGACAAAACCTTGAGCCGGCGTatgaattaaataattaattaataaacaatCTTGTACTTTATTGCCATTCTAAAGTTACTTCTGACAATAATTCTTCTATCATGGCATGCATAATGTCTAGCTGAGTCTAAGCCTTATATTACTACTCATTATTTGGCCTAAAAAGTGCTCCTTAATAATTGTCTTCATCAAATAGTTTGGTACGCCTACGCTATATTTATCCATGTAATACCCTCTTAGACTTTAGACTTATTTTTAAAAGGGAGTCATATTAGCATGTCATATTATTTATAGTtcacttattattttttatgcatCACTACTATTCCATCtcactttcaataataataatattaatataaaataattaattaataaaaataaataattgtcaaataggctatcgaactacGCACGAACCTATAATTGAGTCCTTGAACAATTCGAAGTCAagccaaaaaacaaaaaccggaGAGGGatactttatttttaatcttattttatttaaaattaaaataaatttaaaaattaaaatattttaatagattAATCACCGAAACCTAGAGAATAAGTCACTTTTGATTTAATTACATGAGTTTTGATTGTTTAGAGATCCAATTGCAATTTAAGTTAAAtgactaaattataattttacttgtaATTTGATTGCTTATTTAACcggtttcatttttttttttatgcccACCTTGCCATTTGGCATGGTAGACATTAAATTTAACTGTCAAAGACAACCTTTGTCAATTTGAAAGGCTTGCAATAATTGCATCTTTCGTTACACTAAAGCTAGATTTATCATTgcaaattttttcattttaagtTTAAGTGAAATTTTTAGACATGACCCATGCTATGTCATCTTGCAAATTTTTTCATTTCAAGTTTAAGTGAAATTTTTAGACATGACCCATGCTACGTCATATTGCAAGAGCACAACTTtcatcaggaataaaattaaaggGGAAATCTCCACTTTGTTTAGGAAAAAACCTACACataaaaagagagaagaatttgttttcttgaaaacaaaaaaataggaATGAAAAAGTGCTAGGTAGGATTATAAGTGGCCATCTTTAAGGGGTTGTCATCTTTAGtttaaaaaagggaaaatggcatctttagtccctgagttataggggtagtgtaaaCTCAGTCCCTGAATTATGGGTGtagcgagtttagtccctcaattattcgcgaagtggcgagtttactccctgaaaaaattaaaaaatattcaaaatttgagggataaaataggaaattcacattttattcttcttcttatatcaaaaccacttttacaatattatcTTTCACTTCTtatcctaattattttcaagattcttcaattttaaaaacattttaataactttcaaatgacttgttaggaacctgactctcgtataacacacttaaaacttagcacaaacaaagaaatgcatgatcattgtatttaggtgtatgaaacacactattctaacaagtttttatctttttactaagcaacaaatgtaataaaattaaaacttttgagataggatagtgtgtaaaaaaatctcaaaagttttaattttattacatttgttgcttagtaaaatgATAaagatagtgtgtttcatacacctaaatacaatgatcatgcatttctttatttgtgctaagttttaagtgtgttatacgagagtcaggttcctaacaagtcatttgaaagttattaaaatgcttttaaaaatgaaaaatcttgaaaataattaggctaagaagtgaaaaataatgttgtaaaagtggttttgatataagaagaataataaaatgtgaatttcctattttacccctcaaattttgaatattttttaattttttcgtcaaatttaatggccagggactaaactcgccacttcgcgaataactgagagactaaactcgcatagaaccataactcagggactgagtctacactacccctataactcagggactaaagatgtcattttctctttaaaaaatgatatataaattCTCATAGAGTAAAATTCCTACTATATATCATGACTTTATTGATAAAAAAAGGTAgagtaataaaaattacaagTGACTATTTTTTCTGAGTGAATCAAAACACGTCACGTAAGCAAGGAGTAGAAAAATATAGTAGAAATTGAGAATAAATCAATATCATGAAGGGAAATGAATCATTAATCTCAAGAAGAGTTACACTGGAAAAAAAGAATGGATTGTTTTTTGGCATTATTATTGAATTCTCTTTTTCATGTTTATGCAATCCTAAAGCTAGAAGAGAACCTCCAAACCAAAAATTGGGTGGAGATAGAGTGCTGCAAAATTGAAGCTGATGAATACCTCCAGCCAAATGCTGACACAGTTTcttaaaggaaagaaaataaaagaaaagaatttcAGTACTCAATGAAGTTGGCAGCAAAATGGCAAATTCAACCACAAGTCTGAGCAGAACTATAGGATCAATAGCGGCAGCTTCATTAGATTTGGCTAGAGTCCCTCCCGAACAGGAATCGCCTTGTCCAGTCTGTCACCACCAATGCCCTTGTACGCCAACTGACTTGCTTGCTGAACATTCAAGTATGCAGTGATCATTTCATTTATGCGAAAAAACCAAGTCGGTCTAATGACCAGTACATGAGTAATAGCAGTGTGAGGTCATGAAGTCTCAAGGGAAGTATAACTCACCTAGCATACACTGAATACCAGAGCCATTGTGTACTGTGGCCAATTGAAACCCAATCTCCAGGAAGTTGTGCTGCTGTTTGCTCTCCTCCTAGAGGTGCAAATTGTCCAAGATGCTTGTACCTTGAGAAAAGCAGGACAGCATCAATAAACAAGATGAAATTCATTGAGGTCTCAGTTAGTTCTCAACTTCATTTTCAGTGGATTTCGTTCATTAATAACATGACACTATCACCATAAAATTGATGTAATTAAAGTACAATAAATAATACACTGGTTATTTTGTTTATGTTTGAAAATATAAAGTCAAATTTGTGCCAATATGGTCTCAGTAGGAAATCATCGAaggaaacaaaatatataacagGTAAATTAAACTTATACCTGAAGGGCCGGAAACGATGGCGTCCTTCTCCCCTAAAACGAATAGGACCCTCTGGATCCTTCTCGCACTTCTCCATACGGTTAAAGCAATCAGCAAGGTAGACACCTTGCTGAGATGCAACCTGAAAAGGCATCAGTAATAACATTAGAAAAATTTGAAGATCTGTCTGTGAAATACTACATGATTAGTTCACCATCAAATAGTGTTCTCTGCACAAACCTGAGCTGTAGCAGGAAGATTCTTCATCTGAGAATCCACTTTGGAGAGAGCTGATTTAAATTCTTCAATATCAACCTCAACAGATTCTTTAACATCATCCCCTTTTGCTTCTTTCAATAAATCAACCAGGCCACTGATTTGGTTGTTTTTTAAGTAGATCTCTACTTGTGGGTATCTTTCACATATATCATTGAGGACTTCTTgaaattctttttttgttaGTGTTCCAGAATTGTCCTTGTCTGCCTTCTGAAATATAACTGCAATATCCTCCTAGAAAAATTGCAACACAAACAAATCATTATTCAAAGACAAGTCCTACTAAATTTGGTATATGCATAGATCCATTATTCAATCAACATGCAATTATTGTAAATGCCAAGTCGAATTTGAAATGGAGTACTGATTGCTTCAGTAGTTTACAAGGAAATTAAGTTATTCATATATGATTCTTTTCAAACTCTTCAGGGCTGCCAAATCCCTGTTGCTAATCTCCCAGtcagaaataaacaaaataagacACTGCTAATATATAGCAGGTCAAGAACATGAGAAGTGAGAAGCACCTTCTTCTTCATGCATATATCTTATTCAAGCAcgatattatgaaaattatgaTTATATGCAGAAATACTTAAACAGTTGTGCAAATGTGTGAATGCATGTATCTTGTCTTTTCCACACAGGGCTGATCATACAGAAGGTATACCTACCATAACTTTACGCTGATTGATTGTGGCAGTGTCCCCAAGTGCATATACGGTGTCAGATCCTTCAACTCTCAGCCACTCATCAGTTGCTAATACACGTCTATGGCCCTATATAACAGGTGAATTTGGTGTATTGATTGTGGTAAGTGCATGTAACATATGGCCAATAGAAACAATAGCACAAGAAATTTCGACAAACTTAACATGAGAAAGCAATTTGGGACAGTAAATTTGCCAACATTGatttaactaaaataatatgtacaaaacataaatataattatatatatacctgacCAATTTCCTTCATAAAATTCGTTACTACAGGACGAGTACCGATGCCAGTTGACCAAACAACCATTCCATAAGGTGTAGAAGTTATATCTCCACTTTTAACATCTTTTGTAGAAATTTCCTTATCTGATACTTTAACGACCATTGAGCCTGTTTTAACATCAATACCATCTCTCCCAAACTTTTCTTCAGCAAAAGCCGTGATTCTTTTGTCAAACCTGTAAAACAAATAGTTATAGTGAATAAGATAAAATATGGATCCACAATTAGTTCATTTGTCAAATCTATAAGGTTCAGTAGAAAGAAGTAAAAATAAGAACTATAGCCCAATTAATGAAAGATAAGGTCAAAGTGAGCAAGATAAAATATGGATCCATTACTTCTCTTTTTGGGGGTTTATAACATTGAGGCCAACTTAAAATGATGATATCGTTAAAAATTTACTGTATCACATCTTCCTTATTGACAACAATCAAGTTACACTCCTATAGCATGATTTACATGCCTAGCAAAGGGCTTTGGCTTTGCATTACCAAAAGCAAGCAAGACCATAAAAGGACGAAACAGCAACAAAAGCCAGCCAAGATAGATAACAATTAGAAGAAAACTGAAAAGAATGAAAGCCTCAACTGATACTACTTAACCAGTACTagcttagattttttatttcagTATAGCAGAAAGGCTTGGAAAGCAGCTTGACTACAATACTGAAGTTGAAATACAGCATTCTGATTTCTTGGACTAAGAAAGCAATAGTAGTAGGTAAAGCATCATATGCAGTTTCCTCTTAGAGGTTAGAAGTATGGTTGAGCATACCGTGAAGTTACCAATGAAAAGGGGAATGAATTCTTACATGTTCAAAATATGATCTGTTGCTTCAACTAGGGTAATCTTCACAAAATCCTTCACCTTAGGATATAACCTAACAACATCTTCACTGACAAAATCATGAAGTTGCGCTGCAAATTCCACACCAGTTGGACCTCCACCAACAATAACAAAATGAAGAATTCTTTTCCTCTCTTCATCAGTGAGGTAAGGCAGACTGGCTTTCTCAAAGCAGTCAATAACAGTCCTACGGATTCTCTGAGCATCCTCCACTTCCTGCATAAGTTGCAATCTTTTTTAATCATAGAAGGGAGTTAACTAAATATTCTTAATCAGAGAGGTTAATAATAACatttgttgtgtgtgtgtgtgcgggGCGGGGGGGAGATGAGGGGGACAGAGAGACATGCTAGTGGCAGGTCCACAACACAGGAAAAGTATTCTTGGTATTACCtttaagaaaaatgtatttTCTTCCACACCAGGAATGTTGAATGTATTTACACGAGCTCCAATGGCAATCACAAGGTAGTCATAATCTACTGCAAATTCTTCCTTCCCATTCAAATTAGATCGACAGTATACTTTTTTGTTCTTTGCATCAATTTTGATACATTCAGCCTCAGAGTAACACATATCTACATTTTTCTGCAGAAAATTGTTCAAGTCAATTTCAGTAAGAGCAACTGCCAATTCAGTTTTTGTTTCATGATTAGTACGCGCTTGAAAGTTAAATGACTCAGAGGTAGGATTTTACTCAAATACTACACTttcaaggaaaaagaaaatcaatataCACATTTGAATGTTTAATCACAAGATTTAGTCTATGAAAATTTAACTGCTTTATTCACCTTTCTGATAATGTTACGAATTGGTTCAACAATGCTGCGACCTTCAACTGTGCCACATGTTACACTTGGCAGCAAGGGAGTAAATGCAAAGTAATTACGCGGTGATATCACCTGAACATCATATGAGGGATCTTTCAGGTTCTTCAAGAAACTAGTTCCAGCCCAACCAGTTCCAAGTACTACCACTCTCTTTTTCTGGTTATTGGCCTCAGTCAAATCACCAAGGTTATTGCTATCATGTGGCTTTGTTGCCTCAGAGTATGCCACAAGGCTTCCACCACTGCCAATTGAAGGAAATCGGcatagaaatataaataaatttaaatagaaaaggTGGGAGGGAAAGAGATATTGAGagatcatatattcatatcacCGTAAGTGTAGGAAAGAAAAGAGAGTACATCTGACTATCTACCTGTACTCCAGGAGCAAAGAAGACTCATACAAGTCTAAAAGTAGGTACTAATTCACTAGAGTTCAGCAAGACTATTTTCTAAGAAACAAAATTATTCCCTTCACTGTAAAATGAAGCCATCATATAAGGAAATTAATTTAATGCACATACTAAAAATCAGTTAGAATTTTGTTTGGTACAACTTTCTAAATATTAAAGAGTTTAAGCAAATCATATCATTAAACTC
Coding sequences within it:
- the LOC115998650 gene encoding external alternative NAD(P)H-ubiquinone oxidoreductase B2, mitochondrial-like yields the protein MQRFARTFRENPSLSKLLIVFTVSGGSLVAYSEATKPHDSNNLGDLTEANNQKKRVVVLGTGWAGTSFLKNLKDPSYDVQVISPRNYFAFTPLLPSVTCGTVEGRSIVEPIRNIIRKKNVDMCYSEAECIKIDAKNKKVYCRSNLNGKEEFAVDYDYLVIAIGARVNTFNIPGVEENTFFLKEVEDAQRIRRTVIDCFEKASLPYLTDEERKRILHFVIVGGGPTGVEFAAQLHDFVSEDVVRLYPKVKDFVKITLVEATDHILNMFDKRITAFAEEKFGRDGIDVKTGSMVVKVSDKEISTKDVKSGDITSTPYGMVVWSTGIGTRPVVTNFMKEIGQGHRRVLATDEWLRVEGSDTVYALGDTATINQRKVMEDIAVIFQKADKDNSGTLTKKEFQEVLNDICERYPQVEIYLKNNQISGLVDLLKEAKGDDVKESVEVDIEEFKSALSKVDSQMKNLPATAQVASQQGVYLADCFNRMEKCEKDPEGPIRFRGEGRHRFRPFRYKHLGQFAPLGGEQTAAQLPGDWVSIGHSTQWLWYSVYASKQVSWRTRALVVTDWTRRFLFGRDSSQI